The Conexivisphaerales archaeon genome contains a region encoding:
- a CDS encoding glycerate kinase: MKTVRILDMQSGDSSFFTELVLQVLRDTDPVKLVRSSVKRRGDLLEVKDILKGEILTYRLSRFRRVVILGGGKASGKMAKALEEILGKYLQAGVVNILPQQKFSSSRLRFFHSGHPYTTAGTIKGMREMLKLAGNPTKEDLFIIAISGGGSAMMELPADGITLRDSVKLTKLLLESGADIHEINSVRKHISQVKGGLLAKRLYPATIISLIISDVVGNQLDAIASGPTAPDNSTFDDAKNCLVRHGIWNIIPSSVRERIEKGVRGQLEENPKHGDIWFENVKNVVIGSNSLALNSARKFLLRHGFQVNVITDRLTGEAGVEGSRFALLLKATKVSDSKRIAMIAGGETTVTIKGKHGKGGRNQEFVLASSINLEGSSGLSVISFATDGVDGPTEAAGALADSLTVRKAREMGIDARTYLLMHDSFSFFKKVGGLIITGPTGTNVNDVAIGVKVSD; encoded by the coding sequence TTGAAGACTGTCAGGATATTGGACATGCAATCCGGTGATTCTTCCTTCTTCACTGAGCTTGTACTGCAGGTGCTTCGCGACACCGACCCTGTCAAACTGGTTAGGAGCTCGGTAAAGAGACGAGGCGATTTGCTTGAGGTCAAAGATATTCTGAAAGGAGAGATTTTGACCTACAGGCTAAGTAGATTTCGGAGAGTGGTGATACTTGGAGGCGGGAAGGCCTCTGGCAAGATGGCCAAGGCTCTTGAAGAAATTCTCGGCAAATACCTGCAAGCAGGGGTAGTGAACATACTGCCTCAGCAGAAATTCAGCTCTTCAAGGCTGAGATTCTTTCACTCAGGCCATCCATATACAACTGCAGGGACAATAAAAGGGATGAGAGAGATGTTGAAATTGGCAGGAAACCCCACGAAGGAGGACCTCTTCATCATAGCAATATCCGGAGGAGGCTCAGCCATGATGGAGCTTCCCGCAGATGGTATTACGTTACGGGATTCAGTCAAACTGACAAAGCTGCTTTTGGAGTCTGGAGCAGACATCCATGAGATAAACAGTGTAAGAAAGCATATTTCTCAAGTGAAAGGAGGTCTCCTCGCCAAGAGACTCTACCCTGCCACAATCATCTCACTTATAATTTCTGATGTGGTTGGCAATCAGCTAGATGCAATTGCATCTGGCCCCACAGCTCCAGATAACTCCACTTTTGACGATGCTAAAAACTGCCTTGTCAGGCATGGTATATGGAATATCATTCCAAGTTCTGTAAGGGAAAGGATAGAGAAAGGTGTCAGGGGACAGTTAGAAGAAAATCCAAAGCACGGAGACATCTGGTTTGAAAATGTAAAGAATGTCGTGATAGGCAGTAACAGTCTTGCCTTGAATTCTGCCAGAAAATTTCTTCTTAGACATGGTTTCCAAGTGAATGTAATCACGGACAGGTTGACAGGCGAAGCTGGAGTCGAAGGAAGTCGTTTTGCACTGCTGTTGAAAGCAACGAAGGTATCTGATTCAAAAAGGATAGCTATGATAGCTGGCGGGGAAACAACCGTAACAATAAAAGGAAAGCATGGTAAAGGCGGAAGGAACCAGGAATTCGTTCTAGCATCATCTATCAATCTTGAAGGCTCTTCAGGCCTTTCAGTCATTTCCTTTGCAACTGATGGCGTTGACGGACCCACAGAAGCTGCAGGTGCTCTGGCAGATAGCTTAACGGTTAGAAAGGCGAGAGAGATGGGGATAGATGCAAGAACCTATCTGCTGATGCACGATTCATTCAGTTTCTTCAAGAAAGTGGGAGGACTTATCATAACGGGTCCAACCGGGACAAACGTCAACGACGTGGCAATAGGAGTGAAGGTATCAGACTAA
- the pyk gene encoding pyruvate kinase, giving the protein MKAYSRGKFLKVPSRKTKIVCTLGPATDSEDMVRSLIIKGADCFRLNFSHGTPEEHGRRISMIRRIAEELERPVAIMQDLPGPKVRVGLLREGVMQLRKGDSVKLVEEDMYSGSEKEIPINMERFSEAVRDGVTISLADGTIRLKVVKKHEDAVECVCIQGGQLVSGKGVNIAELSYSGLTEKDRKLMKFGIDNGVDLVAVSFVRSAQDMVEARREIERIGKEEKPLLVAKIEKKEALKDLTNIIKQSDCVMVARGDLGVENPIENVPMIQKQIINLSLLYAKPTITATQILESMVINPTPTRAEVTDIANAIIDGTDALMLSEETAVGKYPVECVEVLDKVARVTEARMIKKLARFDAVNGDVLSSLTEAAVRISEETSSKVIVSLSDSPEFVCQVTRHKPQAEVIVPTSSQKRMRVLSILWGVIPTYLTGLSNKVDEMASQVAERFELGREQLCVAVGKEAMGEGGLFVFRPRRATLQ; this is encoded by the coding sequence TTGAAAGCCTATAGTAGAGGTAAGTTCCTGAAGGTTCCCAGCAGGAAGACGAAGATTGTCTGCACTCTGGGACCTGCAACTGATTCAGAAGATATGGTCAGGTCTCTCATCATCAAAGGAGCAGACTGCTTCAGGCTGAATTTCTCTCATGGCACTCCTGAAGAACACGGTAGAAGGATCAGTATGATAAGAAGGATAGCTGAAGAGCTGGAGAGACCTGTTGCGATAATGCAGGACCTGCCGGGTCCAAAGGTCAGGGTGGGATTGTTAAGGGAAGGAGTGATGCAGCTGAGGAAGGGAGATTCTGTAAAGCTGGTCGAAGAAGACATGTATTCAGGTTCAGAGAAAGAGATTCCGATAAACATGGAAAGATTCAGCGAAGCGGTAAGAGATGGGGTTACGATATCTCTTGCTGATGGAACAATAAGGCTCAAGGTTGTAAAAAAGCATGAAGATGCAGTAGAATGTGTATGCATTCAGGGAGGACAGCTGGTTTCAGGAAAGGGGGTCAACATAGCTGAGCTGAGTTATTCAGGGTTGACGGAGAAGGATAGGAAACTGATGAAGTTTGGAATTGACAACGGCGTCGACCTTGTGGCTGTATCTTTTGTTAGAAGTGCCCAAGACATGGTTGAGGCAAGGAGGGAGATAGAAAGAATTGGCAAAGAAGAGAAGCCTCTACTAGTTGCCAAAATAGAAAAGAAGGAAGCTTTGAAAGACTTGACGAACATAATCAAACAATCTGACTGTGTGATGGTAGCTAGGGGAGACCTAGGTGTTGAAAATCCTATAGAAAATGTACCTATGATACAGAAACAGATTATAAACTTGTCTTTGCTGTACGCAAAGCCAACGATTACTGCCACCCAGATTCTTGAATCCATGGTAATTAATCCAACCCCGACGAGAGCAGAAGTCACCGATATAGCGAATGCCATAATTGACGGTACAGATGCACTGATGCTGTCAGAAGAAACTGCTGTCGGCAAGTATCCGGTTGAATGTGTTGAAGTCCTTGACAAAGTTGCGAGAGTGACCGAAGCAAGAATGATAAAGAAGCTAGCGAGGTTCGATGCTGTCAACGGTGATGTTCTGTCTTCTCTGACTGAAGCAGCCGTGAGAATAAGCGAAGAAACTTCATCGAAGGTTATAGTCTCCCTCTCTGATTCTCCAGAGTTCGTCTGTCAGGTGACTAGGCACAAGCCCCAGGCAGAGGTGATTGTACCAACGTCTTCTCAAAAGAGAATGAGAGTACTTAGCATCCTGTGGGGGGTCATTCCAACCTACCTTACGGGCCTTTCAAACAAGGTAGATGAGATGGCATCTCAGGTTGCTGAAAGATTTGAGTTAGGCAGAGAGCAGCTCTGCGTAGCGGTTGGGAAGGAAGCGATGGGAGAGGGAGGGCTGTTCGTCTTCAGACCCAGAAGAGCAACATTGCAGTAA
- a CDS encoding mandelate racemase/muconate lactonizing enzyme family protein, giving the protein MKITDVEIFQLGSQATGSATWAANSIILRLTTSDGLQGYGEAVPTLRVQPVIQSLKEVARVYKGKDPFETEKNMNEWAKHDFYLPVSFESTTALSAFDIACWDLIGKHFGEPVYRLLGGKLRDRVRLYLNGWYADCVKPEQFAVAARRWNEKGYGALKFDPFGAAYDDIDQKQLEDAYSRVKAVRDATDGKVQLLIEHHGRFGSDAAIRIAEKFEQFSPLFMEEPVHPEDIEGLRKYRSRVKLKVALGERLINIGQVLLMLRDNLVDYLQVDLANIGGITRAVRVSKIAEAFDVRMAFHNAFGPIQNAATIQVDASISNFLIQESFFDCFPSWKRALVKSSPHVISGYSAIPDRPGLGVEVDEKVLESHRVDGQEYFNPDEPVWVVKGTWKDL; this is encoded by the coding sequence ATGAAGATAACCGATGTAGAAATATTTCAACTCGGGAGCCAGGCAACTGGTTCGGCCACATGGGCTGCGAATTCAATAATTCTCAGGCTTACCACGTCAGATGGATTGCAGGGATATGGAGAGGCTGTCCCTACCCTCAGAGTTCAACCGGTGATACAATCTTTGAAAGAAGTTGCACGAGTATACAAAGGGAAGGACCCGTTTGAAACTGAGAAGAACATGAATGAATGGGCGAAACACGATTTCTATCTGCCTGTTTCTTTCGAATCGACAACTGCTCTAAGCGCATTTGACATTGCCTGCTGGGACCTGATCGGTAAGCATTTTGGAGAACCGGTTTACAGGTTGCTCGGAGGAAAGTTGAGAGATAGAGTAAGGCTGTATCTGAATGGATGGTATGCTGATTGTGTCAAACCTGAACAGTTTGCAGTTGCGGCCAGAAGGTGGAATGAGAAAGGTTACGGTGCTCTCAAATTCGACCCTTTTGGTGCAGCCTATGATGACATAGACCAGAAGCAGCTTGAAGATGCCTATAGCAGGGTCAAGGCTGTCAGAGATGCTACTGACGGGAAGGTTCAGCTTCTGATAGAGCACCATGGCAGGTTCGGTTCCGACGCTGCAATAAGAATAGCTGAGAAGTTCGAACAATTCTCACCTCTGTTCATGGAGGAACCTGTTCATCCTGAAGATATAGAAGGGCTCAGAAAATACAGAAGCAGAGTGAAGTTGAAGGTTGCACTCGGGGAGAGGCTGATAAATATAGGCCAGGTGCTCCTGATGTTGAGAGATAATCTGGTAGATTACCTTCAAGTTGACCTTGCAAACATAGGGGGTATAACCAGGGCTGTTAGGGTGAGCAAAATTGCTGAAGCGTTTGACGTGAGAATGGCTTTCCACAACGCATTTGGACCGATACAGAATGCAGCCACCATACAGGTCGATGCCAGCATCAGCAACTTCCTAATTCAGGAATCTTTCTTTGACTGTTTCCCCTCATGGAAGAGGGCTCTGGTGAAGAGCTCACCCCATGTTATTTCTGGTTATTCGGCGATACCAGACAGGCCCGGCCTCGGGGTGGAAGTTGATGAGAAGGTTCTCGAAAGCCACAGAGTAGATGGCCAGGAATATTTCAACCCAGATGAACCTGTATGGGTAGTAAAGGGAACTTGGAAAGACCTTTAG
- the eno gene encoding phosphopyruvate hydratase — protein MNPFEIIAVKSREILDSRGNPTVETVIRSASGASGTAKVPSGASTGKHEAIELRDNDMSRYGGKGVLKAVSNVVDIIAPQIIGKNCNEQEKIDNLMIELDSTQNKSRLGANAILSVSMACCSCASSVEGRPLYRYLSDSDSFILPVPMMNVINGGKHAGNKLSIQEFIIEPYGLSSFREAVRVGSEVYHKLKDVLKEKYGPSSTNVGDEGGYAPPLEMTEDALDSLMLAIKKAGYSESEIALGIDAAASNFYDEKSRVYRIDGRSLHPESLLDFYLKLVDRYPIKTIEDPFHEEAFDDFSAMTSKIGKKVMIIGDDIYVTNKSRIEKGINRKSTNSVLIKLNQIGSVTETKEAISLCRENGLSFVISHRSGETEDTFIAHLAVASGSDFIKAGAPARGERIAKYNELLRIEEELGSKGRYRKLTLV, from the coding sequence TTGAACCCTTTTGAAATAATAGCAGTCAAAAGCAGAGAGATACTTGATTCACGTGGAAATCCTACCGTTGAAACGGTTATTCGTTCAGCATCTGGAGCTTCGGGCACAGCTAAGGTCCCTTCTGGTGCTTCGACAGGCAAGCATGAAGCGATTGAGCTGAGGGATAACGATATGTCAAGGTACGGTGGCAAAGGAGTGCTGAAGGCTGTTTCAAACGTAGTGGATATAATTGCGCCTCAAATAATCGGCAAAAACTGCAATGAGCAGGAAAAAATTGACAACCTGATGATAGAGCTGGACTCGACACAGAACAAGTCCAGACTTGGGGCTAATGCCATCCTATCTGTCTCCATGGCCTGCTGCTCATGCGCTTCATCTGTAGAAGGCAGGCCTCTGTACAGGTATCTCTCCGATTCAGACTCGTTTATTCTTCCTGTTCCGATGATGAACGTAATAAATGGAGGAAAACATGCTGGTAATAAGCTGAGCATTCAGGAGTTCATAATCGAACCCTACGGACTGAGCAGCTTCAGAGAGGCTGTCAGAGTAGGAAGCGAAGTGTATCACAAGCTGAAGGATGTACTCAAAGAAAAGTATGGACCATCTTCCACAAACGTGGGAGACGAAGGAGGCTACGCCCCTCCGCTTGAGATGACCGAGGATGCATTGGATTCGTTGATGCTTGCCATCAAAAAAGCTGGCTACTCAGAATCTGAGATAGCCTTGGGTATAGATGCCGCAGCAAGCAATTTCTACGATGAGAAGAGCAGAGTCTACAGGATAGATGGCAGAAGCTTACATCCAGAATCTCTGCTGGATTTCTATCTGAAGCTGGTAGATAGATATCCTATCAAGACTATAGAGGACCCATTTCATGAAGAAGCGTTTGATGATTTTTCTGCAATGACTTCAAAGATAGGAAAGAAGGTAATGATCATAGGCGATGACATCTATGTCACAAACAAGTCAAGGATAGAAAAGGGGATCAACCGCAAGTCAACAAACAGCGTACTTATCAAACTTAACCAGATAGGAAGTGTCACAGAGACAAAAGAGGCTATCTCACTCTGCAGGGAAAACGGTCTGAGTTTTGTAATATCTCACCGTTCTGGAGAGACTGAAGACACGTTCATTGCCCATCTCGCTGTTGCCTCTGGTAGCGACTTCATAAAAGCGGGAGCCCCTGCAAGGGGTGAGAGAATAGCAAAGTACAACGAGCTTCTTAGAATAGAAGAGGAACTGGGCTCAAAAGGCAGATACAGAAAGCTCACACTAGTTTAG
- the dapA gene encoding 4-hydroxy-tetrahydrodipicolinate synthase, which produces MTLTKKRELKGIWAPIPTPLDENGVVDIATTKSLVDHLIESGIDGIFALGTSGEFAVLSAMERMRLSEAVIDAANDRVPVVIGISGTCVDDIVSFGKSIEDMGADAVMATPPYYYQVGQKGIIDFYAILADSFNLPLMVYNIPEWTHNFVEPDTVDLLAEQGLIKGMKYTENNLFRLLEFISKSGDKIQIFTGSDALALACLLHGGAGAIMSSANVMPDVASSIYDLYLSGKLGEAVQQQMKLLPVIEAVSVGYFPAGLKYAMKLLGLPVGQVKRPLERLEPSQEREVEKLLSGIIRERRQKFRLD; this is translated from the coding sequence TTGACACTGACAAAGAAAAGAGAATTAAAGGGAATATGGGCTCCTATTCCCACCCCGTTAGACGAGAACGGAGTAGTTGATATAGCCACCACAAAGTCATTGGTGGACCATCTCATCGAGTCAGGAATAGACGGTATATTTGCTCTGGGGACCAGCGGGGAGTTTGCCGTCCTTTCAGCAATGGAAAGGATGAGACTTTCTGAAGCAGTGATAGATGCAGCAAACGACAGAGTGCCAGTGGTTATAGGAATCTCAGGAACATGCGTCGATGATATAGTCAGCTTCGGAAAGAGCATAGAGGATATGGGTGCAGATGCAGTTATGGCGACACCCCCGTATTATTATCAGGTTGGGCAAAAGGGAATAATCGATTTTTATGCGATTCTGGCTGACTCTTTCAATCTACCCCTGATGGTCTACAACATACCTGAATGGACACACAATTTTGTTGAGCCTGACACGGTAGACCTTCTTGCTGAGCAAGGTTTGATAAAAGGAATGAAGTACACAGAGAATAACCTGTTCAGGCTCCTTGAGTTCATCTCGAAATCTGGTGACAAAATCCAGATATTTACTGGATCAGATGCTCTGGCTCTTGCTTGTCTGCTCCATGGAGGAGCAGGAGCAATAATGAGCAGTGCAAATGTAATGCCAGATGTGGCTTCAAGCATCTACGACCTGTATTTGTCTGGGAAGTTGGGCGAAGCAGTTCAGCAACAGATGAAGCTGCTGCCTGTAATTGAGGCAGTATCTGTCGGCTACTTCCCTGCTGGGCTGAAATACGCGATGAAATTACTTGGATTACCAGTCGGGCAGGTTAAGCGGCCTCTTGAACGTCTAGAACCGAGCCAGGAGAGGGAGGTTGAAAAGCTGCTTTCTGGGATAATAAGAGAGAGGAGACAAAAGTTTCGACTTGACTAA
- a CDS encoding cyclase family protein: MFTDLFENANVVELSHRIHEGMTVYIGDPVPRITRVKTIQVDKVNLSKVEMGVHNGTHIDAPYHFIDNSATADQIPVERLCGKAVTLDFSNKEHGSAIDSTDLERYQEKIRKDAIILLYTGVSKFWDEDWSRSRFTYLSTDGAEMLVSKGIKAVGIDCLSIERFGSKTGETHKTLLGNNIPIIESLNSNLSKLVGKNALLICMPLFLQGTDGAPARAIALLER, encoded by the coding sequence ATGTTTACTGATCTTTTCGAAAACGCAAATGTTGTTGAGTTATCGCATCGTATCCATGAAGGGATGACTGTATACATAGGAGACCCAGTCCCGAGGATAACCAGGGTAAAGACTATACAGGTAGACAAGGTGAACCTGAGCAAGGTTGAGATGGGCGTGCATAATGGCACGCATATTGATGCTCCTTACCACTTCATCGATAATTCTGCAACAGCCGACCAGATACCGGTAGAGAGATTGTGTGGCAAAGCAGTGACACTTGACTTCTCCAACAAGGAACACGGCTCAGCTATAGACTCGACTGACCTAGAAAGATATCAAGAGAAGATAAGAAAAGATGCTATAATTCTTCTTTATACAGGAGTAAGTAAATTTTGGGACGAAGATTGGTCTAGGTCGAGGTTCACCTATCTTTCAACGGATGGAGCAGAGATGCTGGTGTCCAAAGGCATAAAGGCGGTAGGTATTGACTGTCTCAGTATAGAAAGGTTTGGTTCAAAAACTGGCGAAACACACAAGACACTGCTCGGCAATAACATTCCGATAATAGAATCACTCAACTCAAACCTTTCCAAACTTGTAGGAAAGAATGCTCTGCTGATCTGCATGCCTCTCTTCCTTCAGGGAACGGATGGAGCACCAGCAAGGGCTATAGCGCTGCTTGAAAGGTGA
- a CDS encoding (Fe-S)-binding protein, translating to MSDLALFLSFYALDIVVVLYFLVALFREARRVKAPLSLERITELLSDEFRRLRKGTVAFLHLSIFGGVGLSILFIVLYPLISLSKIAQYTVIAISIVLSIGLLAAVVWRVQILVSSRRVHRQLGEELRIDDRFKSSSFLFQFLLIVVILLTTLDLDLSAVPGQQFFYYASIAFIPRTLLVAILYVKPAINTYNNVRMKISDITTPFNMKEVIEGKVDPSSIRLGAENFSDFQDFELNSLDACVEIGACEAACPATRVSRPLSPRVLVRKLAMAKSNGSNISLQSIIGEEELWSCTSCAACVYSCPVDVKHLPIIVDMRRKLVEQGKLDRKKSSLLLSLGEYGNTFSTPNQTRNEWLKQLGIQYASEGKQFDYLFWVGCMGSFDARMRKYISDFVEVLKKAGMIERIAILGDEETCCGDPARRLGEESKFQELALSNIERFKKYNVKRILLICPHGLNTFKNEYANLDQEMKNIEVVHHAQLIEKLVEAGRLNLSKGEESYVIHDPCYLSRYNGIVAPQRKVLDKVGVVKEAKLHGENTFCCGAGGSNYWYEVKERKRISHERFEQLAETKSENIVTMCPFCNAMIFDAVTTLGKGEQHAVRDISEVVKEALT from the coding sequence TTGTCAGACCTGGCTTTGTTTCTCTCGTTTTATGCTTTGGATATAGTTGTTGTGCTCTACTTTCTTGTAGCATTGTTTAGGGAGGCACGTAGAGTTAAAGCCCCTCTATCTCTGGAAAGAATCACGGAACTGCTCTCTGACGAATTCAGAAGGCTAAGAAAGGGAACAGTTGCATTCCTACACCTTTCAATTTTCGGAGGTGTTGGGTTATCAATACTGTTCATAGTGCTTTATCCGCTCATTTCTCTTTCCAAAATTGCTCAGTATACTGTGATAGCAATTTCTATTGTTCTGAGCATAGGGCTGCTTGCTGCCGTAGTCTGGAGAGTGCAGATACTTGTTTCAAGCAGAAGAGTGCACAGGCAGCTGGGCGAAGAACTCAGGATTGACGATAGATTCAAGAGCAGTTCTTTCTTATTCCAGTTTCTGCTTATAGTAGTCATACTTCTGACCACTTTGGACCTTGACCTTTCAGCAGTGCCTGGTCAGCAGTTCTTCTACTATGCAAGTATAGCTTTCATCCCGCGGACTCTGCTGGTTGCAATACTTTACGTCAAGCCTGCCATCAACACCTACAACAACGTAAGAATGAAGATTTCCGATATAACAACTCCTTTTAACATGAAAGAAGTCATCGAGGGGAAGGTTGACCCATCGAGCATAAGGCTTGGGGCTGAAAATTTCAGCGATTTTCAGGATTTTGAACTGAACAGCCTTGATGCATGTGTTGAGATAGGTGCATGCGAGGCGGCATGTCCAGCCACAAGAGTTTCAAGACCTCTTTCACCCAGGGTACTTGTTAGAAAGCTTGCCATGGCCAAGTCGAATGGAAGCAACATCTCTCTTCAATCGATAATAGGTGAAGAGGAGCTCTGGTCCTGCACCTCCTGTGCTGCTTGTGTCTACAGCTGCCCGGTTGACGTTAAGCACCTGCCCATCATAGTCGATATGAGGAGGAAACTGGTAGAGCAGGGTAAACTTGATAGAAAGAAATCATCCCTTCTGCTCAGTCTCGGAGAATACGGAAACACTTTCAGCACGCCCAACCAAACAAGGAACGAATGGTTGAAGCAGCTCGGGATTCAGTATGCATCGGAGGGGAAGCAGTTCGATTACCTTTTCTGGGTCGGATGCATGGGCAGTTTTGATGCCAGAATGAGGAAGTACATTTCAGATTTTGTCGAGGTCCTCAAGAAGGCAGGTATGATAGAAAGGATAGCTATCCTTGGAGATGAAGAAACCTGCTGTGGTGACCCTGCAAGAAGACTTGGAGAAGAAAGCAAATTTCAGGAGCTGGCTTTGTCGAATATAGAGAGGTTCAAGAAATATAACGTAAAGAGGATACTTCTGATATGTCCCCATGGACTTAACACTTTCAAAAATGAATATGCAAACCTTGACCAAGAGATGAAAAATATAGAGGTTGTACATCATGCTCAGCTGATAGAGAAGCTAGTTGAAGCAGGCAGATTGAATTTATCCAAAGGAGAAGAGAGTTACGTTATCCATGACCCCTGCTACCTGTCGAGGTACAACGGCATCGTTGCTCCACAGAGAAAGGTTCTTGATAAAGTAGGAGTGGTAAAAGAGGCAAAGCTGCACGGGGAGAATACTTTTTGTTGTGGAGCTGGAGGGTCAAATTACTGGTATGAAGTCAAGGAGAGAAAGAGAATAAGCCACGAGAGGTTTGAACAGCTTGCTGAAACCAAGAGTGAGAATATCGTAACAATGTGTCCCTTCTGTAATGCGATGATCTTTGACGCGGTTACCACATTAGGAAAAGGCGAACAGCACGCAGTTAGGGACATATCTGAAGTTGTGAAAGAAGCCTTGACATAG